Within the Musa acuminata AAA Group cultivar baxijiao chromosome BXJ2-9, Cavendish_Baxijiao_AAA, whole genome shotgun sequence genome, the region CATAGCATGAAAATTCTAACTTCTTCCAAGGCATTAGTTGTTGTTACTTCAAATTATGACAGGACTCAAAACATGTATGTATCCATCACACCCTTATTTGGTGATTTTTTTTCCATATCTaagtttctttttgttgatttctATGTTGAGATAATTACAATGAGATTATGTTGAGATACTATACAGATAATGAGACTGTCAGCACAGAAGTTGTGAAGGATTAATGTGAACTATAAGACTAATACCATCCAGTAAGGAATAGGAGATGTACTAATAGTGGCTTCTCTCCTACTTAGAATCTATTAGAATAATAATAGTAAGGAGCAGTGTTGGAGATTAGGTGTCCTGTGATATATGAGGGTAAGTTGGCATTAAACCATTTCCTTGTCTGTGTAGAAGACATGAGAAAAGTCTTCATGTGAGGCTTTGGTATTTAAACTGGCATTAGGAGTAGTATTAGGTGTCAAGAGGAATTCCTTAGCTAAGGTCTTAATTTTTATCATCAATGACAACATATTATCTCCAGCTTGCTGCTGTTCCAGCAAATGATAAGTCTAAGCTTGCAAATGGAGAACAGTATGTATGTGTCAACTTTGAGAGAGATTTGGAGGTGAAGCAGCTGAAAACCTGCACGATGAGGTTCAAACATGTCGTTTGGTATGCTCATCTCCCTCACACCACccaatgcaagagaagactattCCAGAGAATGAGATATATTATAAGCAGCTTTGATCTCGAACCAAACCAACCAAGTTCACACCATTCATCCAAGAAgtcgctctccctctctctctctactcctCCCACTGCTTCCATCATTTGAAGGTGGATAAGATTTTTGTCATGCATCAGCAATTTATGAGCAGAAaactggatatatatatatatatatatatatatatatatatatatatatatatagtggataaATGAGGACTCACACCATGCATACATCCTTCACGTTTCACCGGGAAGATAATTGCATATCAGCAATAATATTAATGATATATATGCATCACAGATTTCAATGTTGAATATTATGCAGCTATCATCTCCAAGTTAAAGTTGTATCAGCCTGGGGTTCCTCACAGAACATAAAACCAAGAAACTGCAACAAGAATGTTCCCAACTCATGACACAGCTTATCAGAAATCGCCAGAGGAGATGCTAATTTTATACTTCTTGTGTTGCAGAAAATATAATTTGAATGATCACTACAGCACATACATGCATGAAGCAGAAGAATTCAGTCTTCACTTACTGTATCCAAAAGCTATGCTTGAACGAGAATGCTAAGCTTCCATGCGTTTTATGTCATCTTGTTAGtgtatcatcttcttctttctcttgcaTAGTTTCTGTGATTACGATCTGAGCTGAGAAACTTAGCTCAGATTTGGTGGACTCGTCGTACTTTCTTGTTTTATAGATTCATATCTGTTTTGGGAGAAGAACGAAACCCTAATTAAAATAGATCCGCAGACAGATGGCCAGCAAAGAGCAATGTGAATCCCCGTGTGATCTGTAAACAGTGGCGTTGCATACTTAAAGCAAGGCCGGCCAAAGTGGCAGCGGCAGTGGTTGCGATGAAGGAAGTCAACCCTCAAACCCAGTGCCATGCATACACCCGGATGAGTATGTGAGGTTTGTCAACTGCGTGCGCCGCTGTTGCTTCAACGTCAAGGAAAGTTCGATCCACCATTGACCAATGCGAtggccttcttcctcctccccgcAATAGCAGGCCCGAAAGACTCAACCTGGATTAAAGTAACTCCGCAAATGGAGTCGCAGCTACGCAAATGTACCGCCTTTTCTTAGTTGGCTGCCAAGCTTACGCTGTCAAACATCTGCTGCCATCTACGTTGGATCTCATTAATTGCACCATGGCCTCTTCCTCATTCCACCAGCGCTTCTCTTCTTGTCCTCCTCCGTTGCCATGAGGAGATCCCCTCTTGCTGCTCTCCTTTTATGCCTCGCCATCCTCCTGCTGCTGCTTCGCGGTCCGAGCTCGCTGCAGTCTTCGCACGCCAATACCTCGTCCATCCCCAGGAAGATGTTGTTGGCGAAGCTTGATGTCGCTGCAACCAGTCATGCAAggcaccatcaccatcaccatcggCACAACCAAAGCCAGAAAACGTCGCTCGTTGATCCCAGCGGTGGCGACGAAATCGATCCTCGGTTTGGCGTCGAGAAGCGACTAGTTCCGACGGGGCCCAACCCTTTGCACCACTAGCCGATGTTTCCATGGAAGGTGATAAGAGCAGTGACATGGCTGCTGAGGGCTCTTGGTATCTCGTTCCTTGTTCCATTCTTTGTGACTGGAATTGAAGAATGATATGTAGATCTCAAGAATCTCCGGATTAATATACTTGTATGTTCATGTGTGTACTACCAAAACCTTGTAGAATCCAGCTGTCTTGCTTGCTTACTCGGAATACTTTGTCGAGTAGAAAAGTCTTCGTTTAGTTTGAGAATTTTGTCATTGTAGCGTTGAGATCGAAAGCTTTAGATTGTTCACAGGAGAAGTTGAGCATAGACATGGTTTCAGGTAACTCGTAAAGTTCTGAGAGACATTGAGAGCACTCAGTATGGTAGATGGTAATAAGTAATGATTTGGAGGTTCAAAGCAGAATCGTCTGCCCACTAAATCATGCGACCTAATATAGATATTAAATCTAAAACAACAGACAGTTGGTTCTGACAGTAACATATGAGGTGAGTTACAGCATCTGATTTGTTTTATCTCATTGTTTGCCTCTGACAACATCATATTGTTTCTGATTCAGGTTTAGGAAGAATGGAGAGGCTCGATGTGTTTAGATCATTTGACTTTTGAAGCTTGTTTATGGGTTCTGCTGAAGCCACCATGTGAGGTCGGCATTTGAATGGCTACCATAAGAAGTCAGGTTTTCGTCAACTCCTCTTCCTGTGCTCTTTACCTATGATGATCACTTTTCTCAGTTTGCTGTATGGTTGAGTTGACCTAGCGCAAGAAGTATAGATTCGAAAGCAAGTCATGATTGTGCTCTTTCCAATCTTCAAACACGAGAGGTGTGGGGATAAGAGATGGTGGATAGAAGATGAGAAGAACTTTGGCATCACCATCATCGGAAGGCAACTTCAGACTACTTTGGATGGAGCAACCTTGGCTATTACATTATCCATAGCCACCCAAATCCAGAAAGCACCGGCAACAACCAGGAacaaaggttggtgccacttccaCCACTAACTCTGTAGGCAAATGATGCAAATAGATATCCATTACAACACCAAACAAGCCAGAAAGGTAACCCAACCAGACCATTTAGTCACTGTAGGATGTCAGAACTACAGGTGCCAAAGAAGTCAGAGAGATCATGCATACACAGGATTTTATTCATTCATTACAGAAAGGTTGCAAATATTACAGTCCTCCCCAATCAGCCTGCAAAAGTAGGATTTGGTGAACAATAAACAACCAAACATGGTTGTCATGGCATGCTTTTAGCTATCAGCTGCCGATAACCAAATCCCTTGAATCTCGGGCATCCAAACAGAACTGTGCAAGAAGCAACCAACCAAAGACCTATACTGAAGAGAACAGACTCAAATAACTCGATAGGACATGAAGCCCAGACTGGAACAACTCTAAGGACCGACAGACCTGAAACATTTGGACACAAGTTCGCCCTGCGGGCATTGCCAATATAGGATTTGGCTAAAACACACCATAGAAGCAAGCAATGTATGATGCTTCCCTGATGATACATAACCATGACCATATGAAAAACATAGAGCACATATGAGCTAACTAGGCTCATAATTGAGCAACAACTTGACTCAAGGTTAGATATGGTTGTGATCTCACAAACCAAGGCCAAAATGGGGGATAGCCAGCCAGTTAAAGACTGCCAAACCCCCCAAACAGAGTTTTCCTGTGAAAGGAGAACAATCTGCAAAAAATACAAGATCGGCCAATGGTCCATGGAAGACAACCAAAATCTTCGAGGAAGGCAAAAGCTTATGGCCAGAGGCACGAGCCAAAAACTAAACAGAAATAGATTGCTGCTGTTCACAATCAATCATGGTGCTGGATTTCATGATTGACTAATGATTGGACTACCAAGAGATTTCCCTGACCATTTTTTTGTACTTCAACTCGACTAGGAAATGATATCACACCACCATAGCTTCTCCTCAAGCAACCTCAGCCCATGGGCACTGATCAAGCTGCAGTCCTGAAGATTTAGGCCCACGATGGAAAGCCCCAAGTTTCCCAAGAATGGCAGACTCTTCAGTGTAACCTGTGAGCAACTTGCAAGAGAGAGGATATGCAAGTTAAGCTGCCTTGCTGATGCCAGGAGTGCCACACCATAATCACCTACTGAACAACTTGACAAATCAAGGTCATCAAGCGCAGAGCAACTTTCTGTAATTGCCAGAAGGCTTCTATCAGTGATCTTCCTACAACCATGAAGATTAAGCATCTTCAGACTACTTCCATGTACCTTGACCAGCATAGTTACCAAGTCATCTGTTACGTTAACACAACCGGTCAGATTGATCTCCACAAAGCCCACCTCAGAACTCTTGATCAGTGGGATGAGCGATTCATCAGTTACCCCAACTTGACCACTCAAATCTATATTCTGTAACTGGGGGCAGATCCTCCCTACCACTTGTATGCTAGCACTAGTGACTCCTGGACAGTCTTGGATAGTCAGGGACCTAAGTGACATGCATGACGGCAGTTGTGAAAATTCAAAAGATATGTCTTTGAGGCCCAAGCATCTCACCAAACTCAGTGACTTCAATTCTGCACTGCGCTTCAAAAGAGCACCAAGGATGCCCATAAGAGTGATCTGGTTACAATCCTCAAGGTGCAAACTCTCAAGTGCCTTTGCTGTTCCAGCAAATGCTATCAAACCAGCATCAGACAGGTAGCAAGATTTGCAAACAAAGAGCTGCTTCAGGAAGGGGGAACCCTTGGCAATAGCTTGCAAGGCAGTATCAGTAAGCCCATTGCAACAGTTGATACTGATGGACTTCAACTTTTGTAAGCCATGAGTATTTCCCATAACCCAAAATCCCTTTTCATTCACATCCTGAAGCTCAGTGAGAGATAGGTCAATTACATTCTTCCCATAGTGTCCAATGACTGCAAGAGCAATATCACTGATATTCAAGGTCCGAAGTCTTATACTTTCCAAGGAAGAAGAGGCTGAAGAAACCAAGCTTGCAATTCCTTTGTCACCAACCTGCAGACAGTCATTTATAGTTACAGATTTTAGTTTTGGACAGCAACGGCCAATAGCCTGCAGACCTTCATTGCCAATTCTCGAACAAGATTTAATTGACAAAGATGTTAAGTCAGGGCACTTCTGAGCAACAGCTATCAAGCCCTTGTCTGAAATCAGTGGACACTGGCAGAGGTCAAGCTTTTCCAACAATGGGCATCCATTGGCAATCTCAGATAGGCCAACATCAGTGACAAAGGGTACCTTCCACATAGATAGAACCCGTAGGGAAGGGCAACCATGAGCAATAGCAGAAAGCCCAACATCAGTAACACGAGTTGAATTGCTTCCTCGGATGGAAAGCTTGCCTAGCCCACCACGACTACAGGTTCCAAGGGCAATAGAAGCAAGTCTAATATCCGTAGCTTCCTCTGCATCCAAGCACCTGGTGAGATACCCATTGTTCTCGCTTTCCTGCTCATCGACAATCACATCATTATTCAGGAACAGCGAGGGGTTCTTCACAGATTCATCGCAGACCTTATTGCAAGCAGCAAGCTCTGAAGAACGGATGCTGCTAACAAGCATAAGCCAGTGCTTGGAGACACAAGCAGAGTTGCTCCTCTCCTTATCTCCGGGCAACCGCCTGAGTATCTCAAAGAGGCACTCGTCAGGAAGGGTGTCGATCGATCGGGGCTGTTTCTCTTCGTCTATGACCTTTTCTCCAGCTCTGGAGATAAGAGGTGCCGTGACCCGATATCTCTTGCAAGGGGGGCCGGAGACATCAGCCTTTTGACCAAGAGAAAGGAGAAGGCTCGAATCAGTGAGATTCGAGTAAAAAGGGCCAGGGCAGATAACATCGTtgcctgcaagaccaagaaaggaGGATGATGGTTAGTTCCAAAAGAGGATCTAAATCTGATCTAAGATACAAATACAATTATCAAGAAAACGCATAAAAAATCAGCAGGAGATTTAAAGGAAGTACAATCCAGGAGTCGAGCACAACAAGATGCCATCTTGTGCCCTTGATTCCCCATTTGTTTCCGAATTTACTTTGAGCAGTACCTTATGTATCTTGTGAAAAATCCCTAAATCTAGACAACACTGAATAGCGAAATCATGGAGATTTGCTCTCCAAAGCACAACAAGAACCAAAGAGTTCGCAAAAGAGAATCAAAATGAAGCAAAATTTACTGAATATTTAAGGGTTATCGAACAAAAATCGGATCAGAAGTTGAAATGACAACAAGATGATAGTACCGAATAGCAAAAAAACAGAGAACATATGATCTAATATCTCTTAATCTAATTTAGCAAGTCTCGCCTTCAAACAAAGTCTAAAGTCCTCATAACCAACTATAACTAGCAAAAGGACCCTCTGATCCAGAAAGGGGCTCCTGAAATCCATCATTAACAGAAAATAGCAAGGATCGAGTAGATCAAAACGCAAAAGCCATCGACTTCATGTCAATTAAATCACAAATTAACGAACTGAGAGCAGGGAAGAGGGATTACCTCCATATTTGACGAGCGTCGCCATGAGCACAAACGGAGGAGGAGCAACCCCGAAGATCCGGATCCGACCACCAGGAACAGCAACGTGTAGCTGATCAAGGAGAAAAAATGCACCACCGGAACGTTAAAGACCCCGGGGAGCATCACAAAATCCCATACAGGTTCGATCGATAGACACAGGCGACGGAGGGGAATCCCCAACTGGAGTTGGATTGCGGAAGCCGGGCGTCGGCTCAACATAATAAAAGAagggagagacagagagagagagaaagagagacaggATAAGAGACGGAACGAATTTTCAGTTTTGCCCTTTGAATGCATTGCACCTTCCCATCCTCGGAGCGAAGTTGCCGCCACGGAGAGTGCGGGCGGCAAACATCAACACAAATCTTGATGCTGGGCCTAAACGGATACGATTCCTTCTCTTCTCTAACACGAGGCaccaaaaataaaatgaattattaaaaatattccaccttttaaaagaaaaaaaaatcattttatccGATATGGATTAGACGATTTAAACGAATCTTTGTCCATAATTTAAAATAGAtggataaaatattatatatcataGTAACAatttaaaatatatcataataatattatataataaaattaaataaggaACGGTACTTAAAAGAATATGGTAATAAGTGACAAAGTAATACAAAATTAAATACATAAATCATATACAAAGATATTGACTAGTTTAATTGATAAAGATTTTAAAGAATTATTGTAATGTCATAGTTTAATTTACAACGTTTCccctttataaaaaatataatattaatataatatatctttgggaaaaaaaaaaacttatgttaAGACATTTTGGATTCCGAAAGTTTCGttgatagtatttttttttttcaaaataattattctaCCTCTATCGATCGACCATCACCCATTAATCACTCTACCTTTTAATTCTTTACTCCTTTGGTCACTTATCTTCGTGTGTGAGCTAATCTCGTCGATGACCCATTTGGCCCATCGATCGTACAATGAGGATATAAGTGGAATAATATAAGCATATCAAAGAGAAGAGACGATAGTGATTctgataaaaaaattaagttaaatAGTCATTCCGTCTTGCCAAATAGGTTatctagaatttttttaaaagttgagaagctctatataaaattttcaaatttaaaatattttttgaataattCTTTTAGTATTTATATATCTCAAATAATATAATTAGTGAACTAATGTATAACGTATAAGGAAAAACATTAAACAAATGCAGCCTAGTAAATAATCTATAATGTATAGGAAGAAATTAAGAGTATTCCTAAAATTGACATTTAATTAAAGGACAAGTACACTTGATCATCCAGTACAATAATCAACACTAATTCACATGAAGGGCATATTTATGAATGGGTGTGACAACCAACAAGGCTCTTTAATCTGACCCAATATAACAGTGTTGTTAACACGTGTCACTCTTTATCCAAGTTATCAACCTtgggataatatatatatatatatatatatatatatatatatatatatatatatatatatatatatatatatatatatatatatatatatatatatatatatatatattgttggtaCAGCGTATGGTGCATGGGCAGGGAAGGGAGGATGGACAACGGCAATGCATGCATCTGCCCTTGTTGAATGGAACATGCATCTGGCTGTCACCGTCACAGCATAAAAAATAGAAACGTACTCAATTCGACAAGCATTGCATTCACGCTGAGTCAAGCTTACAAAAGTTGACGTAAATATGACCCATAAGCTCACAAGCAATCCTAATAATAACGATGATAATAAAGTCTTAATTGACACCTTTGATTTAAGAAAAAATATGTTTTAGCATTAACCTAAGAcgattaaagaaaataaaaacaacatGCGTTCATTGATTaagtactactactactactccgAAACGGCTACAAAACATAATGTAAATAAGGTAATGTTAAATACAATATTAATAGGAAAAGAgccaataattaattttttttaacgcTTTTAAATGTAATACATGTTATTTAGTCTATGACGGATGTGATCTTTTGCTAGCTGTTGATAAATTAGGGCCCAGAAAAGGCCCAACTCATACTGGCTTTGTTAGAGTGCGCGGCCCATTTGTGCTTGATCAGTGCCACGGTCCATGTCATGCTCCGCCCGGTGGGCGCTGACGGCACCACCGACTACAGCCGAGATGAGAGTCTTACTCCTTCCAAGTGCCGACGACAATGACATTACAGCGAGTCCACAAACAGTCGATGTCTTATTCTCCTGTAGTAGGAAAC harbors:
- the LOC103999288 gene encoding EIN3-binding F-box protein 1; protein product: MATLVKYGGNDVICPGPFYSNLTDSSLLLSLGQKADVSGPPCKRYRVTAPLISRAGEKVIDEEKQPRSIDTLPDECLFEILRRLPGDKERSNSACVSKHWLMLVSSIRSSELAACNKVCDESVKNPSLFLNNDVIVDEQESENNGYLTRCLDAEEATDIRLASIALGTCSRGGLGKLSIRGSNSTRVTDVGLSAIAHGCPSLRVLSMWKVPFVTDVGLSEIANGCPLLEKLDLCQCPLISDKGLIAVAQKCPDLTSLSIKSCSRIGNEGLQAIGRCCPKLKSVTINDCLQVGDKGIASLVSSASSSLESIRLRTLNISDIALAVIGHYGKNVIDLSLTELQDVNEKGFWVMGNTHGLQKLKSISINCCNGLTDTALQAIAKGSPFLKQLFVCKSCYLSDAGLIAFAGTAKALESLHLEDCNQITLMGILGALLKRSAELKSLSLVRCLGLKDISFEFSQLPSCMSLRSLTIQDCPGVTSASIQVVGRICPQLQNIDLSGQVGVTDESLIPLIKSSEVGFVEINLTGCVNVTDDLVTMLVKVHGSSLKMLNLHGCRKITDRSLLAITESCSALDDLDLSSCSVGDYGVALLASARQLNLHILSLASCSQVTLKSLPFLGNLGLSIVGLNLQDCSLISAHGLRLLEEKLWWCDIIS